A stretch of the Ostrea edulis chromosome 9, xbOstEdul1.1, whole genome shotgun sequence genome encodes the following:
- the LOC130050615 gene encoding uncharacterized protein LOC130050615: MNFKKSNSVFGCQGGVYPYQVTLYNLSAASQIDSVTIHSANEISHISFITRGELWVSDFDTLLKVDSAGNILNDEYKVRYYPLGSHIVTMDFDFLFVNDNGVHKLSSDGVITTLFITPKAHCIHSSRINGNILVGSYDDMTRYNDIGRKLQVIKKDDRGRSLYIATVYITENKNGDIWTSDKIKGAVVVVDKSGAYRFDYTGRQSHFVPHDICTDVLGQVLVCDVYNHSVNILDQDGQFLSTSDTRTTWGASSHGSVCGRRTQPLSGTRV, from the exons ATGAATTTCAAAAAGAGTAATTCCGTCTTCGGTTGTCAAGGGGGCGTGTAcccataccaagttacattataCA aTCTTTCAGCCGCCTCACAGATAGACAGCGTAACCATTCATAGTGCTAATGAGATTTCACATATCTCTTTTATAACGCGAGGAGAACTGTGGGTGAGTGATTTTGACACTCTACTAAAAGTGGACTCGGCCGGAAACATATTGAATGACGAATATAAAGTTAGATACTATCCTTTAGGGAGTCACATCGTCACAATGGATTTCGACTTCCTGTTTGTAAATGACAATGGAGTCCATAAACTATCGTCAGACGGGGTTATCACCACACTCTTCATTACCCCAAAAGCACACTGTATCCACTCCTCCCGCATCAATGGTAACATCCTGGTGGGGAGCTATGATGACATGACGAGGTACAACGATATAGGGCGGAAACTCCAGGTGATTAAGAAGGACGATAGAGGACGAAGCCTTTATATAGCAACAGTCTACATCACGGAGAACAAGAACGGAGACATTTGGACATCCGACAAGATTAAGGGAGCAGTGGTAGTGGTGGATAAATCAGGGGCGTATCGATTTGATTACACAGGTCGTCAGTCTCACTTTGTTCCCCATGACATCTGTACTGACGTCCTCGGACAAGTACTTGTGTGTGATGTGTACAATCACAGTGTCAATATCCTGGATCAGGACGGTCAGTTCCTGTCTACTTCTGACACGAGAACAACATGGGGTGCATCGTCCCACGGCTCTGTGTGTGGACGACGAACACAACCTCTATCTGGGACAAGAGTTTAG